ATTCCACTCATTGGGCTCCGCCGTGAGCTGATAGGTGCTCGAGCTGCAGATCGTATGGCAGAGCTTCTTCAGATCGAACTTGCTGTCGACAAAGTCCTTGGCCAGTGCATCCAAGAGCGCTGGATTCGAGGCCGGATTGGTCACCCGCATGTCATCTTCGGGATCGACCAGACCACGACCAAAGAAATGCTTCCAGTATCGATTCACAAGCGAGCGTGCGAAGAATGGGTTACTCGGGTCCGACATCCAATCGGCCAGGGCGCGACGAGGATCTTCGTCGGCAGTCAGTTCGAGCGGAGCGCTCCCAAGTCCGGTGGGCTTCACGGCCTGACCGGTCTTTGGGTTACTCGCCTGCGCGATCCCTCGGCGATGGTAGATTCGATCTTCGTTTTGCACTTCACCACGCTTACGACCCACTTGAGCAAAGAAGGCGGCAAAACCGTAGTAGTCTTGCTGACTCCATTTTTCAAACGGATGGTGATGGCAGCGGGCACATTGAATGCGTAGTCCCAGGAACAGCTGAGCCGTATCCTCGACCTGTGCCGACTGATCTTTCACTTCGCGATACCAAGCTACAGGAGCATTTTTGCCCGCTTCGCCGGTAGCCGTCAGGATTTCGCGTACGAACTGATCGTACGGTTTGTTTTCGTGCAAACTTGTCCGAATCCAGTCGTGAAACGTGAAGGTGTAGTTCTTTTCGAAATCTTGGCGACGCTTGTTACGCAGGATTGCGTTCCACTTGTTGCCAAAGTAATCGGCGTAGTCGGTGCTTTCGAGCAAACGTCGAATGACGTTATCCCGTTTGTTAGGGTCGGCATCAGCCAGAAACTGTTCCGCTTCCTCAAGCTTTGGCAAGCGACCAGCGAGGTCGACCGTCACACGACGAAGAAAGGTGGCATCGTCACTAACACCCGACGATGGCAAACCGAGATCGCCCAATTTTTTGAAAACCAATTCGTCGATGAAGTTCTTCTTGCCGACGTTTGACTCGGACTTTACGCCGAGGGGAACAGTGGCGCGGAACACACCGACGTGACCTTGGTAGCGCGCCATGATGGCGACACTACCGGTCAATTGGCCCGTCGTCACCAGACCGGTAACACTCACTTCGGCCATTTCGGTGTCGTTGCTGTCAAACTGAGCTGTACGCGTGACATCTTCGGTCGAGCCGTCACTGAGGTGAGCAATCACCACCGCTTGTTGCGTGGTGCTGCGATCCATCAGGCGTTCCGAAGGAAAGACTTCGATATGCGTAACGACCGGATCAGTCTCTTTGCCGTAAGGCATTCCTTGCTCGATCCAGCGTTTCATCAGGCGATAGGCTGGGGAGTCGAAATCAACACGCTGTCCGCCACCGTGAGGCAGGCGTGCGGTTGCCTTGAGGAGCAGCAAACTTTGATCGGGAGCAGCGGGGAAGATTCGCCGGCCGCGTCCTTCTTTGACGAGATATTCGTAGTCTTCCTTGGGCTCGAAACCTAAGAGTGAAAGACGGAAACCGTTTTGGCCACCACTCTTTCCGTGGCAGCCACCACCGTTGCAGCTGTATTTCGTGAAAAGGGGGGTGATCTGGTTGGCGAAGTTGATGGGCAGATCGGTCACAAGGTTGGTGACACGGGATTTCAGCTGCAGTTTCTGACCAGCGGCGTCGACCTCGATCGTGGTTTCCCCTTCAGCAATGGGGGTCACGAGGCCAGTTTCGTCGATTGCCACAATACCGGCAGGATTAGCCGAGTATTTGGACGAGCGGGTTAGGTCGCGGGTTTGTCCGCTGTTATAGAGACCTGTAACCACGAGTTGCTGAACAGCGTCGCGACCCGAGAGTGTAAAGAGTCCATCGACAGTGCGACCGGTATCGACCTGAATCGATGTCAGCTGACCAGGATCACCGAGACCTGGAGCCTTCGGTTTTTCGTCGGCGGCATACGAGCTCGAGGCAAAAAGTAAGCAACTAAGAAGCAAGAGCCGAGAGAGCGGCAGGTGGGGACGTGAGGGCATGAGGTTTCCCTTCCAAGCGGTGCCAAGGTGTGACGACTATCCATAGCCGGAGGGCGATACGGAGGGCTGGAAGCGATTATTGTCATCGCCAACTGTCGATGCAAGCACATTTCAACATTTGTTGATGGGTTGCCCGATTTCCGCACAGGGGGTGTTAGCGGAAATCAGCCTTCCACTGAATGCACTTCATGGGCAGCTGACTTCCCATGGCACCCCAGGATACGTTGGTTACGCAGTTTCTTGCCGATTGGGGCGAAAAGAAGGAAGATTCGGCTGAAAGTACACCTGGGGAACTCTGCGATTACGGCTGGCGTGGCCACACGGGTGTAACGTGTCTACGAAAAAGGGCCTTCAACTCTGAGAGAGGAAGGCCCTGGAAGACGTTCAAATTATCGTTGCTAAGGCAGCGTTCGGCGCCGGCTCAGCCAAATCTACGATTAACGATCGTTGTCGAAAACAATCGGACGGAGCCACTTCACCGAGTACTCGGTATCGATGGCGTTGAGCATCTTCATCATGGACTGGCGAGCTTCAATCATCGCCATCTGCTGCACTTGTTGCGAGGCACCTGTTTCCAGGAACTTCTCG
This window of the Pirellula staleyi DSM 6068 genome carries:
- a CDS encoding DUF1549 domain-containing protein codes for the protein MPSRPHLPLSRLLLLSCLLFASSSYAADEKPKAPGLGDPGQLTSIQVDTGRTVDGLFTLSGRDAVQQLVVTGLYNSGQTRDLTRSSKYSANPAGIVAIDETGLVTPIAEGETTIEVDAAGQKLQLKSRVTNLVTDLPINFANQITPLFTKYSCNGGGCHGKSGGQNGFRLSLLGFEPKEDYEYLVKEGRGRRIFPAAPDQSLLLLKATARLPHGGGQRVDFDSPAYRLMKRWIEQGMPYGKETDPVVTHIEVFPSERLMDRSTTQQAVVIAHLSDGSTEDVTRTAQFDSNDTEMAEVSVTGLVTTGQLTGSVAIMARYQGHVGVFRATVPLGVKSESNVGKKNFIDELVFKKLGDLGLPSSGVSDDATFLRRVTVDLAGRLPKLEEAEQFLADADPNKRDNVIRRLLESTDYADYFGNKWNAILRNKRRQDFEKNYTFTFHDWIRTSLHENKPYDQFVREILTATGEAGKNAPVAWYREVKDQSAQVEDTAQLFLGLRIQCARCHHHPFEKWSQQDYYGFAAFFAQVGRKRGEVQNEDRIYHRRGIAQASNPKTGQAVKPTGLGSAPLELTADEDPRRALADWMSDPSNPFFARSLVNRYWKHFFGRGLVDPEDDMRVTNPASNPALLDALAKDFVDSKFDLKKLCHTICSSSTYQLTAEPNEWNQDDKQNFSRYYPKRLNAEVLLDAIDQVTGTQSNFGGVPNGTRAVQLPDNGFNSYFLTVFGRPESSSACECERSSEANLAQSLHLLNSGEIQGKLTSGGGRAAKLAADKERPHDVKIRELYLLTFGRAPLPEELAVAVAHIEKNAEDPKRAYEDIVWALINTKEFLFNH